In Gammaproteobacteria bacterium, a genomic segment contains:
- a CDS encoding SurA N-terminal domain-containing protein, translated as MLTAIRDRVSGWIAYAIVVLISLTFALWGVDQYFGGADERVVAEVNGVEIPMEAFSYQFQQERSYLQQAYDGELPAGQNDAVLKQVVIQGMTRAEVLQQETQSAGYRVSDAVLLNELGGMQVFHTDGQFDPQRYEQLLQAQQQTTSGFEDNLRSQIGLSYFEEGINRSAFLPRATREQLLSLQNQRRSVEYFTFPADPEEVKVKDKAITTYYQANRQHFQSPARVRLAYIDLSEQALTRSLDLDERALRAFYGGQAGLYTEPEQRRARHILIKSSGGGKDADAVLKRASELAARARQGEDFATLAKAHSEDALSASSGGDLGFIARGDMDASFEDALFALNKGETSAPVKTALGYQVVQLADVKPARSESFARVRDQVERDYRRENAKEAFIERAEQLVTVSYEQSGSLQPAAEALGQQVRESGWITRKQGSGIGTNQKIRNAAFHDDVLNGGRNSDMIELSPGRAVVARVIDHQPAKVQPLEAVREDIERILAVRAARRQATQAGKQALAALRDGKSMAEVARQSDLQPQSPGAIQRTEPSLPRPLVEKLFALDKPAAGNPTYGGVPLRHGFAIIALVDVRAGDAIQTASSEGPASDPDARYGERERDAVYRALEADAEIEIMQENL; from the coding sequence ATGCTAACTGCCATTCGTGACCGTGTGAGCGGCTGGATCGCTTACGCGATCGTCGTGTTGATCAGTCTGACATTTGCCTTGTGGGGCGTCGATCAATATTTCGGCGGCGCCGACGAACGGGTCGTCGCCGAGGTCAATGGTGTCGAGATCCCGATGGAAGCATTCAGCTATCAGTTTCAGCAGGAGCGCAGTTACCTGCAACAGGCATACGATGGCGAGCTTCCGGCCGGACAGAACGATGCGGTGCTCAAACAGGTTGTGATTCAGGGCATGACGCGCGCTGAGGTGTTGCAGCAGGAAACGCAGTCGGCGGGTTACCGGGTGAGTGACGCCGTGCTGTTGAACGAGCTCGGCGGCATGCAGGTCTTCCACACCGACGGCCAGTTCGATCCGCAACGTTACGAGCAACTGCTGCAGGCGCAACAGCAAACCACATCCGGGTTCGAAGACAACCTCAGAAGCCAGATCGGATTGTCCTATTTCGAGGAAGGCATTAATCGCTCCGCTTTTCTGCCCAGGGCTACGCGCGAGCAGTTGCTGAGTTTGCAGAATCAGCGGCGCTCGGTCGAGTATTTTACGTTCCCCGCCGATCCGGAAGAGGTAAAGGTTAAAGACAAGGCGATTACCACTTACTACCAGGCAAATCGGCAGCATTTTCAGTCACCCGCGCGGGTGAGGCTTGCGTATATCGATTTAAGCGAGCAGGCGCTCACGCGATCGCTGGACCTTGACGAGAGAGCGTTGCGCGCGTTCTATGGTGGCCAGGCTGGACTTTATACCGAGCCCGAGCAGCGTCGTGCGCGCCATATCCTGATCAAGTCATCCGGGGGCGGTAAAGATGCTGACGCGGTCCTTAAGCGCGCGTCCGAGCTAGCGGCGCGTGCGCGCCAGGGCGAGGATTTCGCGACACTCGCGAAGGCGCATTCAGAAGACGCGCTGTCCGCGTCGTCAGGTGGGGACCTGGGTTTCATCGCGCGCGGGGACATGGATGCGTCGTTCGAGGACGCATTGTTTGCGTTGAACAAGGGAGAAACAAGCGCTCCGGTCAAGACGGCGCTGGGTTATCAGGTCGTTCAGCTAGCCGATGTCAAACCAGCGCGTAGCGAGTCTTTTGCGCGGGTACGAGATCAGGTCGAGCGCGACTACCGTCGCGAGAACGCGAAGGAAGCCTTTATAGAGCGCGCTGAACAACTGGTAACGGTGAGCTATGAGCAGTCCGGCAGCTTGCAGCCCGCGGCCGAGGCGCTGGGGCAACAGGTGCGCGAATCCGGATGGATAACCCGCAAGCAGGGATCGGGCATAGGGACGAATCAGAAAATCCGCAACGCGGCGTTCCATGACGACGTACTGAATGGCGGACGTAACAGCGACATGATCGAACTGAGTCCGGGCCGCGCGGTGGTGGCGCGGGTAATCGATCATCAACCGGCAAAGGTTCAGCCGCTGGAGGCGGTGCGCGAGGATATTGAACGCATTCTCGCCGTACGGGCCGCACGCAGACAGGCCACGCAAGCAGGTAAACAGGCGCTGGCGGCGTTACGGGATGGCAAAAGCATGGCAGAAGTCGCCAGGCAGAGTGATCTTCAGCCGCAATCACCGGGCGCGATCCAACGCACCGAGCCTTCGTTGCCGCGGCCCCTGGTCGAGAAGCTGTTTGCGCTCGACAAGCCGGCGGCCGGCAATCCCACTTATGGTGGCGTGCCCTTACGGCACGGATTTGCAATCATCGCCCTGGTCGATGTGCGGGCTGGCGACGCAATTCAGACCGCATCATCCGAAGGGCCTGCGTCCGACCCTGATGCCCGGTACGGAGAGCGCGAACGCGATGCGGTGTATCGCGCGCTTGAGGCCGATGCGGAAATCGAGATCATGCAGGAAAATCTATGA
- a CDS encoding HU family DNA-binding protein, producing MNKSELTDSVASSADLSKASASRAVDAVIDAITSALKSGDQVSIVGFGSFLVRERGARSGRNPRTGETIKISASKAPGFKPGKALKDAVN from the coding sequence ATGAATAAATCAGAACTTACCGATTCCGTAGCGAGTTCGGCGGATCTGTCCAAGGCCTCCGCTTCGCGTGCGGTAGACGCAGTGATAGACGCCATTACGTCGGCGTTAAAGAGCGGCGATCAGGTTTCGATCGTGGGTTTTGGATCTTTCCTGGTGCGTGAGCGCGGCGCGCGCAGCGGTCGTAATCCGCGTACGGGCGAGACCATCAAGATCAGTGCGTCCAAGGCGCCCGGCTTCAAACCTGGCAAGGCGCTCAAGGATGCCGTAAACTGA
- a CDS encoding enoyl-ACP reductase, translated as MSFLANKRALIVGVASNRSIAWGIAEAMSREGAELAFTYQNERLKSRVEKLAGDCGSDIAVPCDVEDDEQIEAVFEHLDDYWDHLDIIVHSVAFAPRELLEGDYLDNLTREGFRTSHDISSYSFAALAKNGRRMLHGRNGALLTLTYLGAERAMPNYNVMGLAKASLEANIRYLAYTLGPESIRVNGISAGPIRTLAAAGIGNFRRMLDHVATNAPLRRNVSIEDVGNTGAFLCSDLASGITGEIVHVDAGYNIVGMTDYTET; from the coding sequence GTGAGTTTTCTTGCCAATAAACGCGCGCTGATCGTCGGTGTCGCGAGCAATCGTTCAATTGCCTGGGGCATTGCCGAAGCGATGAGCCGCGAAGGCGCCGAGCTTGCGTTCACTTATCAGAACGAGCGCCTGAAATCCCGGGTGGAAAAACTGGCGGGTGACTGCGGGTCGGATATCGCGGTGCCGTGTGACGTTGAAGACGATGAGCAGATTGAAGCGGTGTTCGAACACCTGGACGATTACTGGGATCATCTCGACATCATCGTGCATTCAGTGGCGTTCGCGCCGCGCGAATTGCTGGAAGGAGACTATCTCGACAACCTCACGCGCGAAGGGTTTCGCACGTCGCACGACATCAGCAGCTACAGCTTCGCGGCGCTGGCGAAAAACGGCCGGCGGATGCTGCATGGGCGCAATGGCGCGCTGCTGACACTGACCTATCTGGGCGCGGAGCGCGCGATGCCCAATTACAACGTCATGGGCTTGGCCAAGGCGAGCCTGGAGGCCAACATTCGCTACCTCGCCTACACGCTGGGACCCGAGAGCATCCGCGTTAACGGCATCTCCGCGGGCCCTATCCGCACGCTGGCTGCGGCGGGCATCGGCAATTTCCGCCGCATGCTCGATCATGTGGCGACTAACGCGCCGCTGCGTCGCAACGTGTCGATTGAAGACGTTGGCAATACCGGCGCGTTCCTGTGTTCGGATCTCGCCTCCGGCATCACCGGCGAGATCGTACACGTGGACGCGGGTTACAACATCGTCGGCATGACGGATTACACTGAGACCTGA
- the lon gene encoding endopeptidase La: MSKDKEATEVLAEPMLVVPVLPLRDVVVYPHMVIPLFVGREKSIRALDTAMAGSKQILLVAQQSAELDDPTTGQIHKVGTLSTILQLLKLPDGTIKVLVEGAERARVVHYLDQEDYFTAQISLLKSVHQSDEREMEVLARSVMHLFDQYVKLNKKVPPEILTSLAGIDEPARLADTIAAHMSLKLDEKQKILEIDDVRARLEHLMSLIEGELDVLQIEKRIRGRVKQQMEKSQREYYLNEQMKAIQKELGEMEDSPNEVEELARKIESAGMPKEAKEKATSELNKLRMMSPMSAEATVVRNYVDWLVNSPWKTKSRVRKDLGAAQDVLDEDHYGLEKVKERILEYLAVQHRVKQLKGPILCLVGPPGVGKTSLGRSIARATGRKFTRMSLGGVRDEAEIRGHRRTYIGSLPGKIIQNLAKVKVRNPLFLLDEVDKMAMDFRGDPASALLEVLDPEQNNTFSDHYLEVDFDLSDVMFVTTANSMAIPGPLLDRMEVIRLPGYTEDEKTNITERYLIPKQIKSNGLRKNELTISETAVRDLIRHYTREAGVRNLEREISKICRKVVKSLMLKPRDKSVVVTPRNLDKYLGVRRFRYGIAEEKDQVGQATGLAWTEVGGELLTIETAVVPGKGKLTQTGQLGDVMQESVQAALTVVRSRAEMLGIAPDFYENRDIHVHVPEGATPKDGPSAGIGMTTALVSALTGIPVHANVAMTGEITLRGEVLPIGGLKEKLLAAHRGGISIVVIPAENEKDLVDIPKNIKQKLEIKPVRWIDEVLEIALHEMPEPRTVNGEKQVQAAARKKRDEEQKKGGRVRHH, encoded by the coding sequence CAGAGCCCATGCTGGTGGTGCCAGTGCTGCCGCTGCGTGACGTCGTCGTCTATCCGCATATGGTGATCCCTTTGTTCGTAGGTCGCGAAAAGTCGATCCGCGCGCTGGATACCGCCATGGCAGGGAGCAAGCAGATCCTGCTGGTCGCCCAGCAAAGCGCGGAACTGGACGACCCGACCACCGGCCAGATTCATAAGGTTGGCACGTTATCGACTATTCTCCAACTGTTGAAGCTGCCAGACGGCACCATCAAGGTGCTGGTGGAAGGCGCCGAGCGGGCGCGCGTCGTTCATTACCTTGATCAGGAAGACTATTTTACCGCGCAGATTTCGTTGCTGAAGTCGGTGCATCAGTCGGACGAACGCGAGATGGAAGTGCTGGCGCGCTCGGTCATGCATCTGTTCGACCAATACGTCAAGCTTAACAAAAAAGTCCCGCCCGAAATTCTGACCTCGCTCGCCGGCATCGACGAGCCGGCGCGGCTGGCGGACACGATCGCCGCGCATATGTCGCTCAAGCTCGACGAAAAGCAGAAAATTCTCGAAATTGACGATGTGCGTGCGCGTCTCGAACACCTGATGAGCCTGATCGAAGGCGAACTGGACGTGCTCCAGATCGAAAAGCGCATTCGCGGGCGCGTCAAGCAGCAGATGGAGAAAAGCCAGCGCGAGTACTACCTGAACGAACAGATGAAGGCGATTCAGAAAGAGCTTGGCGAGATGGAGGATTCGCCGAACGAAGTCGAGGAGTTGGCTCGCAAGATCGAAAGCGCGGGCATGCCGAAAGAAGCGAAAGAAAAGGCGACCTCCGAACTCAACAAGCTCAGGATGATGTCGCCCATGTCCGCTGAAGCGACGGTCGTGCGCAACTACGTGGACTGGCTGGTGAACTCTCCCTGGAAGACCAAATCAAGGGTGCGCAAGGATCTGGGCGCGGCTCAGGACGTGCTGGACGAAGACCACTATGGTCTCGAAAAGGTCAAGGAGCGTATCCTCGAATATCTGGCGGTACAGCATCGCGTCAAGCAACTGAAAGGCCCGATTCTGTGCCTGGTGGGTCCGCCTGGGGTGGGCAAGACGTCCCTGGGCCGCTCGATCGCGCGCGCCACGGGGCGCAAATTCACGCGCATGTCGCTGGGCGGCGTGCGCGACGAGGCCGAGATCCGCGGTCATCGCCGCACCTATATCGGCTCGCTGCCCGGCAAGATCATCCAGAATCTGGCCAAGGTGAAAGTCCGCAATCCGCTATTTCTGCTCGATGAAGTCGACAAGATGGCGATGGACTTTCGGGGCGACCCGGCGTCCGCGCTGCTCGAGGTTCTGGACCCCGAGCAGAACAACACCTTTTCGGATCACTATCTGGAAGTCGATTTCGATCTGTCCGACGTGATGTTCGTCACCACGGCAAACAGCATGGCGATTCCTGGACCGTTGTTGGACCGCATGGAAGTGATCCGGTTGCCGGGCTACACGGAGGACGAGAAGACAAACATCACTGAGCGCTATCTGATCCCCAAACAGATCAAGAGTAACGGACTCAGGAAGAACGAGCTCACCATCAGCGAGACGGCGGTGCGCGACCTCATTCGCCATTACACACGCGAGGCCGGGGTTAGAAATCTGGAACGCGAAATCTCGAAGATCTGCCGCAAGGTGGTGAAGTCGCTGATGCTCAAGCCGCGCGACAAGAGTGTCGTGGTGACGCCGCGCAATCTGGATAAATACCTGGGCGTGCGACGGTTCCGCTACGGCATCGCGGAAGAAAAAGATCAGGTGGGTCAGGCCACGGGGCTCGCCTGGACCGAGGTGGGTGGAGAATTGCTGACGATCGAAACCGCGGTAGTGCCCGGCAAGGGCAAGCTGACGCAGACGGGTCAACTCGGTGATGTAATGCAGGAGTCCGTGCAGGCGGCGTTGACGGTCGTGCGCAGTCGCGCCGAGATGCTTGGCATCGCGCCCGATTTTTACGAAAACAGGGATATTCACGTGCATGTGCCGGAGGGCGCCACACCCAAGGATGGTCCCAGCGCCGGCATCGGCATGACCACCGCGCTGGTGTCCGCGTTGACTGGTATTCCGGTGCACGCGAACGTGGCGATGACCGGTGAAATCACTTTGCGCGGCGAGGTGTTGCCCATCGGCGGGCTTAAGGAGAAATTGCTGGCCGCGCATCGTGGCGGCATATCCATCGTCGTGATCCCGGCCGAAAACGAGAAGGATCTGGTTGATATACCAAAGAACATTAAACAGAAGCTGGAGATCAAGCCAGTGCGCTGGATTGACGAGGTGCTCGAAATTGCGCTGCACGAAATGCCGGAACCCCGCACAGTTAACGGGGAAAAACAGGTGCAGGCAGCGGCCCGTAAAAAGCGGGATGAGGAGCAGAAGAAGGGTGGCAGGGTTCGTCATCATTGA